A genomic region of Zea mays cultivar B73 chromosome 6, Zm-B73-REFERENCE-NAM-5.0, whole genome shotgun sequence contains the following coding sequences:
- the LOC100283306 gene encoding nonspecific lipid-transfer protein precursor, with protein sequence MGKQAMALALLCAVLLAATADDAAAAASSCNPSALSACAPALFGRAVTLGCCASLRAQQPCLCQYKRDPANRAYVNGPAAQRFTRACGLTQMKC encoded by the coding sequence ATGGGCAAGCAAGCGATGGCGCTGGCGCTGCTGTGCGCCGTCCTGCTGGCGGCGACGGCGGacgacgcggcggcggcggcgtcgtcGTGCAACCCGTCGGCGCTGAGCGCGTGCGCGCCCGCGTTGTTCGGCAGGGCGGTCACGCTGGGGTGCTGCGCGTCGCTGCGCGCGCAGCAGCCGTGCCTCTGCCAGTACAAGCGCGACCCCGCGAACCGCGCCTACGTCAACGGCCCCGCCGCGCAGCGCTTCACCCGCGCCTGCGGCCTCACCCAGATGAAGTGCTGA